In Nicotiana tabacum cultivar K326 chromosome 2, ASM71507v2, whole genome shotgun sequence, the following proteins share a genomic window:
- the LOC107803300 gene encoding F-box protein At5g49610-like, whose protein sequence is MASTSSSSSTLPSDIIFEILTRTSLKTLDTCKSVNKQWHNLISESSFMPQFCEKSHNISGYFVQSLSRSKHVTEFVSLNGCSGKTPLYLPMETIKPKDKIFNYDCDIKIEASSKQGILCCLRRIKHKYRYYVCKPSTKQWVKLPNPKMRYSTVKLALIVLKSNPLNFKIIRLSSTRTVYHHYINLGLDYYRSEVFDSEAWEWRKRKDILFPQEIYVDMFTPTVNASGLVYFKLGDDLVMALNYNGEEAFPRFSLPKPAMEYKNYGYNQLVEYNGKLGFTCLSPKGMELWIFENGNQSWELKKEVEIETLKKVTKYPRLVGFYNADIALMIDYYEVIFYKLQDKSFNKVKLNKCRNNIQEIFPFRSDLEPLDLRMQDAKKTNFLVPFVCYCFLTSLFLLKLPSFPIVNMIV, encoded by the exons AtggcttctacttcttcttcttcttctacactTCCTTCAGATATAATTTTCGAGATATTAACTCGAACTTCGTTAAAAACATTAGATACATGCAAGTCCGTCAACAAGCAGTGGCACAATTTGATTTCTGAATCAAGTTTCATGCCACAGTTTTGCGAGAAAAGTCATAATATTTCAGGGTATTTTGTTCAGTCTTTGTCCAGAAGCAAGCACGTAACCGAGTTCGTATCACTGAATGGATGTTCGGGAAAAACTCCATTGTATCTTCCAATGGAAACTATAAAACCGAAAGATAAAATTTTCAACTACGACTGTGACATTAAGATTGAAGCTTCTTCAAAACAAGGAATATTATGTTGTCTTAGAAGAATAAAGCACAAGTATAGGTACTATGTGTGTAAACCTAGTACCAAGCAATGGGTGAAACTTCCTAATCCTAAGATGCGTTATTCTACTGTCAAACTAGCTCTCATTGTGCTGAAATCAAACCCATTGAACTTCAAGATAATTAGGTTATCGTCGACTCGTACTGTTTATCATCATTATATCAATCTGGGACTTGATTACTATCGTAGCGAAGTTTTTGATTCGGAAGCTTGGGAGTGGAGGAAAAGAAAAGATATATTGTTCCCTCAAGAAATTTATGTTGACATGTTCACTCCAACAGTAAATGCAAGTGGTTTGGTTTACTTTAAATTAGGAGATGATTTAGTTATGGCTCTGAATTATAATGGAGAAGAAGCTTTTCCAAGATTTTCACTTCCAAAACCTGCAATGGAGTACAAAAATTATGGATATAATCAACTTGTGGAGTATAATGGGAAGTTGGGGTTTACTTGTTTGTCTCCAAAAGGGATGGAGCTTTGGATTTTTGAGAATGGAAACCAAAGTTGGGAGTTGAAAAAGGAAGTTGAGATTGAAACTTtaaagaaagtcacaaaatatccAAGGCTAGTTGGGTTTTATAATGCGGACATTGCTTTGATGATTGATTATTATGAAGTTATTTTCTATAAGTTGCAGGATAAGAGTTTTAACAAAGTGAAATTGAATAAATGTCGTAATAATATTCAAGAAATTTTCCCTTTCCGATCAGATTTGGAGCCACTTGATTTAAGGATGCAAGACGCCAAGAAAACT AATTTTTTAGTCCCATTTGTCTGCTATTGCTTTCTTACGTCCCTTTTCCTCCTAAAGTTACCTTCTTTTCCTATTGTGAACATGATTGTTTAA